DNA sequence from the Thunnus albacares chromosome 22, fThuAlb1.1, whole genome shotgun sequence genome:
TCCCCCTTAATGTATCGTGGCACAGTTTTATGAAGGCAACTTTACAATCTCTTCAATATATTGCTAGGGAAATACTGTATCATGATGCTGGTATCATCAGTCAGTTCTCTTTTATATAGTAAGATGTTCTATTTGATGAGATTGTTTACAAAGTTTTAAGATGAAGAACATTTTTCATTCCCATTTCTGGGCATACCACTTACACCAAATATTGTTGCATGACCaattctcatttattttcaaactCATTTGGATTTGTCCCATTCACAATATAAACATTGCGTTATTAAATTGATATCGGCCGTTCAGTGTTTAGTTTGACTTTGGTAGAGTTTGTGATGAATTACAAATGGATGTTTCAAAtctgtttcttgtctttttcctctttgcaGAACTCTGGAATTGAGAGCCTGGTTGAGGAGCTTTGCTCTAAACTTAAGgacattcaaaacaaacagaaaggtTTGGTTGTTTCCTTTCATCATCATATTTGGAACTTTTCGATAGAGACTATAAAAAGGTAACTAAACATGGTCATAATACAGTGTCTTATTGTTCAATGTGTTttacagaggaaaaacagattCAAAAGAAATCTGATGGCTCTCAGTCTCCGGAGCGAGCTGAGTCCCCCTCTTCAAAGGACCAGGTGGAAATGTAAGCTACACCATGGACATTGTGTATTTATAAATTTCTTTGTTTACAGTAGCTGCAGAACACACCCGTAACACATTTGTTCATTTGAACAATACTGCtatgaatgtatttaaattaagttctctctttgtctgttgcGACTTCAGGTATTATGAAGCCTTTCCTCCTTTGTCAGAGAAACCTGTTTGTCTCCAAGAGATCATGACGGTGTGGAACAAGGCTAAGGCCTGCGCATACTCAAGCTCATCATCCTCTGCAGCCCCACAGACCAGCACAGACACCTCCTCCCCAAAAGATTGCAACAGCGAATGTGAGGCTGCAAAGGAGCGAAACCTCGAGGCATGTGGTACCATCACTACTGTGACCAACGAGAGAGGCCAGCAACGACGAAgcaagaaggagaaagaaaaccGATACCATGGTGGTGTAGCAGCGGAGGAGAAATCTACCGTCCACTCTAAGAGACAGACGAGACACAGGTCTGAGGGCAAATACCGGCCCAGATCCTGGTCTTCTGGCTCTAGTGAGGCGGGCTCAAGCTCAAGTGGGAACCAGGGTGACGCCAAGTCGTCCAGAAGCAAGGCAGTTAGAATAAGGCACAAATCCAGGGAGGCTGGGAAGAATAAGAGAACACGCAACAGTGGGCAGGTGAAGCTGCAGGTGAAGGTTATTGACAAAGAGGAGCGAAGAAATGCAGGAGGGAGCAGTAGCAGTGCCACTGGAGGCACTGTCAGACAACCACAGCTTTACAAAAAGGGGAAAAGGCCGCTGAAGGAGATTCGTAAAGATCCAGGCTGGGTGGAAGCAAAAGAGTCCGGAGTTGAGGCCAGAAACAAAAAGGAATACATGGAGGAGCCACTTTGGTACACTGAGCCCATCACAGAATATTTTGTACCTTTCAGCAGCAGACAAAGCAAGCTGGAAACAAAATATCGAAGCAAGGTGGACTCTCCTGATGGCTTTGCCTTGTCAACCGACATGGAGAGGCTGCCGGAGAGATTCCAGGGAATCTGCATTGCCAATGAGAGCTACCAGAGAGCATACCTAGCAGCAGGCTCATTCGTGGATGGGCACTTTGTAGAAGGGCCTGGCGACGCAGAGGATGAAACTGCTGAACTCACTGGGACCTCAAGCTGCCCTCAGCCAGAGGATAGTAGAGATTTAGATGACAAGCATCTGTCTGAATTTACTCACTTCTATGAAGTTGATATTTATCAATCCATATTGGATACTAGTGCCTCAGACTCGATACAAGAGAGTCGGATCTTAAGCATGATTCGACAAAAAAGCAAAGAGCAAAGAGACGTTGAGGCAGAATGTTGTTTAGTGTTAGATGGCCTTGAGCAGCAAGGGAAAAGTGCAATAAGGGCAGACTCACAGGAAGCTTCGGGATCTGTTGGATTCTTGATGGAGGATCTTGAAAACATGGCTCAAGTCTGGGGATGTTATTCACCGTCTACTTCAGAAGATATAGATGGAGAAAGCTTCATAGGAGACTCTCCCATTCGGCTCTCCCCCCTTCTTGATAGTGTTTCGTTCACCCTGAGCAAACTATCTGGAAATCTGGAGGAGCCGCCTGTTCCTGAAGCCACCAGTGAACCATCTGGTTTGAACTCAtcctgcttctctctttttgaGCTGCAGTATGACAGCCCCACTTTTCCTTTTCCCCGCGACTCACTCACCGTTGCTCACGAAAACAACACAGATTCAAGTAGCTGTCTCGACCCACATTCTAATAAACAGTCTCGTTTGCTAATATGGACCAAAAATAGTGCCTTTGACGAAACTGAACACTGTTCTAACCTTTCAACGCGAACTTGCAGTCCGTGGTCACATTCAGAGGAGACTCGTTCAGACAACGAGCAAGGACATGTTCAGACAGAGGATGCTGCTCAAATTGGCAATGAAGAGATTGATTGTAtaatccctcctctctctggtACATATCTAGAGGATGAAATCTTGGATTTTTTGCAAGAAGACCCTGGCCGTAAGTGTGAGGAGGTCAGTGTTAGCACAGCATCCAATCAGACCTTCACCAAAAAATCTAAATTGGAGTCCATTTGTGGTATAGCATTGGAAGAGGATGAGAGTAAACAGTACAGCACTGGCATGTTTTCGGACAACACAAACCAACAGAGTGATGATTACAGCTCAGGGATAATAAAGGACATTTGGACTGCAATCGGAGATGGCAAATCTGTAATGTCAAGGCAAGGAGCAGAAAAACCAAGCGAGGTTTTATTCTCAGATGACTCAGGCggttactgttgcagctgtctGGAGGTGCAGGCAAAAGGAGTTCCGATTCAGGGACCTCAGAAAAAAGCTGTGCAGCGGTCAGAGTATCACCTTTGGGAAGGGAAGAAGGAAGAACAGGACTTAGCCAAAAACAAACTCTCCAAGGTAGATGGTGCTGGGGATTACATGACTCCGTCCAAACCCTGGGACTTGAACTCTGACAAGGAGAGTACATCATTCATCCTAGGAGGGGTGTATGGAGAGTTGAAGACACTAAGTGGTGATAAGAATTGGGCTGTTGTACCACCAAGTGAAACCCAAGATAGCCTGCTACAGTGTGCCGCCGCAGCTGCATCTGCTTCTAGCTCAGACATGCTTACCATCACTGGCACAGATGTGTTCATGAACACTGGCAGCTGCTTTGCCCCTGGGCACAGGCCCCTGTGGAGGCCTCTTGTGTCCTTTGGGCAGAGTGACCAGGCCATTAGAGGAGGCGGAGATGGATTGAATAAGGGATTTTCTTTCATCTTCCATGAAGATTTGCTTGGATCTTACGGAGGCTTGCGTGGTGAGGAGCAAGGTTTAGAATACCCGTTCGCATCCTTCAACCTGAACAATCCCTTCTCTCAAGTCCTCCATGTTGAGTGTTCTTTTGAGCCTGAGGACATGGCTTCGTTCAGTCCAGGGTTCAAGCCTAAATCTATTCTTTGCTCGGACTCTGAGAATGAAGCCTTCCACCCACGAATATATGGCATCAACCGGACGCAGTATAGGGCCATTCGCATATCCCCCAGGACTCATTTCCGACCAATATCGGCCTCAGAGTTGTCTCCTGGTGGAGTGAGTGATTCAGAGGCTGAGACTGATAAAGAGGAGATGAGTTTTCCCGTCCTGGCGCCGGTGGACGTCTTTGATGATCCTCAGGCAGACCTCAAACCTCTGGAGGAGGATGCAGAATGTGAGGGCCCTTATTATGGGAAGTCAGAACTGGAATCTGGTAAATTCTTACCCAGATTAAAGAAGTCTGGCATGGAGAAGAGTGCCCAGACCTCTCTGGATTCACAGGAGGGCTCCAGTACCCTCCTGCCAATCGCTGAGCAAGAGATTTGCTTAGACTGCAAAACGGCAGCAGCTGCATCAACTgcaggtggacaggtggacGTCTCAGTTAGCAAGATTCAAAAAGAGGAATCTtcaggagaaaaacagtcctGCTTAAGTGCACCAGCAGGTCAGATCCCAAAGTATGGGATTGCTTATGACTTTGTTGGAGATGTCCCAGAGGTGAGGGTTTCTTGAATGTATTTCCTTAGATTATCAATATGATGTGATGAATATGCTAGagaatataacaaaaatattgTATATACAATATAGTATTTCATAATTTGTCATAAGCTGTAAAAAAAGGGTTCCACCTGTGATGTCTCAGGTGGCTGTTTGCTGAAACACGCTAACCACTTCCCGTTTGTCTTGTTTAGTTCCCTCTGTTAAATATAAGTGGACAGGGAGGAACTGGCAACCAGCAAGATGAGTGCTGGTGGCAGAACACACTCTGTTCCCCCCTTTTCCCTGGATCTCAGTGTACAGGTAAACCtgtttcaaaaacatatttttactttCTAAACACAAATTTACCATTTTATTCACAagacttttttgtcatttagcatttgtcattattttatttcacattggGAGATGATCAGTATCCACAAATTTGTGAGGGTTGAAACCATGAATTAACATGCAACTTTGGGGCAAGAAAAATCTTAATTTGTTGAAACTTGTCAGCTCTGAGTTGCTACATCAATAATCTACTATTTGGATGTCTGAAGTATATTTGCATTAGTGGTAGCGGGGCTGATAAAGATATTGTTTCAATTTTATTTGGCCAGCAAAAAGAGTGGAACCACTGCCTTGAAAACTGCGTTTGAAATTCAGTATTATGATCATGGGAGGCTGTCCAATTGTTGCCCAAACCTTCCTGCCATAGAAGATCCACACTGACAGTCTACTCTCCATAGATATTAATTGATACTATAGTGCTATTTAAATGGAATATATGTTGTTCACAGGATGaagtctctatgtgtgtgtgtgtgtaataataaatgaaattgCTTTATCCCAACTACAAAGCAATACTGTAAATTCTACACTGTTACCAACATGTAACACAGCAAGAGCCTAAATGTGAAACCCATAAATTGTAAGCACACTACAGAGAAAAGCTGGTTCAGACCACAGAAAGGAAGGAAGCAAGGaaggaaattgaaaaaaacaccacattCCTCTGTTGAACCCAGAGCATGGTCAGCCTGCtgcaatatttacattttactttcTCATCTTGCCTGAGATGTGCTTGTATTATCTGGTCACTTAAATACAGGAGCACTTCTGGGATCTGGATGTAGCCATTCTCAAATGGTTTAACACATGTAATAGTTGGGCAGTGTAAACTATGGCATTATCTCCAAAAGAGGAGACCCATGTTAACTGACCCAAAATAATGCGCAGTTTATTGATTGTAATCACTGATTGGTGTCAACTTGAACTAAGAACGATCAGTCATTGAATGCGTGAACTACTAAATTATATCACAGACTAGTAATAGCATGAAATGACCAGCTCTACAGTGTCAGggtttcagacttttttttccagcaggaGCACTAGTgctcctttttaaaaagatgttttagaAGCGCCATTTCAAAGTCAAGAGCAACACTTAAATCAACGTCAGCGCTCATACAGCATTGTGCTAAAGTTTTAGCCACTAAAAGttaagtgaggatgctttcaaaattttatttataaattaacttcataaaaagttcagtaaacagcaggaacttaaatgaaatcaatatattgtgtgagcagctttgcctttaaaacagcagcagttctcctcggtacacctgcacacagtttttcaggtactcAGCAGGTCGattgttcctgcatcttggagaagttgccacagttctgtggatttaggcgtctcagctgcttctgtctcttcatgtgatcccagactgactccatgatgttgagataaGGGCTCTGTTGGGGGCacaccatctgttgcaggactccttgttcttcttgttgctgacgATCATTTGTGACTCTAGCTTTATGTTTGGGCTCGTTGTCATGCTGTAGAATGAATTTGGGATCGATCAGACGCCTCCTTGATGGTATTGCACTGTAGGATAAGACTCTAAACATcaaaatacatgtacagtatgtgagttATCCTTGGTAACAGCTACCAAAATCCACTGACTGAGTTTGATTAAGAACATTTGCAGTGGCAATCAGGCCGAAATTCCAAAATATGATCTGAAGGGTCACATAATGACAGCTAACAAATATCTTGGTGAAACACTGCAAAGTCTGAAAAAGTtactttaattaattattgCAAAATTACATTAGTTAGTCTGGAGCCCTGTCAGCTGCATACAAGTTGgaataaaagtttattttgtcATGAACTCTATAGACCCTATTTAGGAGGTAAAGAAGGAACAGTGCTGTGAACAGTCAGATGCAGCATGCGTATCTCTCTGTGCAACACTCTAACATTTGCCTGATCTCTTTCTCCAGGGAGCAGCAACATTTGAATACTCCAGTTTTGCAGAGGACTCCTGTCGTCGAGAGGAAAAGTTCCTCTCCTTTTGTGACTGGCCTCTTCCAGCAAATATTCAGGGTCATCTCAGAGCTGGAAAACCTAATGTAGGCTAATTTTCTGAGACACCCCTTCAAAACCCCCACACATAACCCTGCTGGTTTTCATTTACTAACTCAAACCTTGTGTAATCAACAATCAGATCAACAAAAAGTGAGTGAAAATAGGAAAACTCAAAAAATATGTTCTGTCTTTGAGTGATGCCATGTGCGGACATGCATTTTAGGCATTTTAGAATTTGTTTCAGTTGATTCTTCTGTACACTGGTCCTCATTCAAGTCGCACAGTTAGGTATTAGGGACAATCTTTTGTTCTATCCTTGTCAGTTTTGTTCCCACCATATTGCTTTCGAACTAGGATACTGATAGTTGGTGGTGTTTGAATGgttgtgcatgtatgtttgtccAGCCAGTCTCACTCCTCTTTTTCTAGTTAAACCTAATGTTGTGTGAAACAACTGCTATCACATCCTCTACTTTCCATCTTGTGTTCAGAAAGACAATATAAGAATGTTGAGATTTTTGAGTTGTGCAAGAATTTGAGAGTTTAATTTCAATAGTTTGTTTGGACGACTTTCTGAATGTGAAGTAGAGAATGTGTGCAGTTTTCTTCAAGATATCCGTAAATTCCCCATGTGTGAAAAGTTATCATAAATGAGTCTGATTTTTGAATGGTGATAGTCTTTCAAAAGCTAGTAGTAGACATAGTATGGTTTGtgaggctaaaaaaaaaattgttttaaaataaaaaataaaaaaacaggaaatcaaaaggagttttgttgacaaaaaataCTAATAATCTACTTGAAATGCAATGCTGTAAACAAattggggaggaaaaaaaaagaaaaaaaaagtttgtgttttgGGGTAAAGACCCATCATAAAAAGACTACAGCCATTTCTGCAGACACCTGTGTTGCAACTGAATGAaaccttgttttattttttttttgtaatttctatGGTACAGACTATTGGTGCTATAAATATGTTCAAAAATCTTTTAAAGTTGCAGTTCCATAATATGGCTGTGATGAGTAGATGGCATAGCGGAGTTTTGTTTGTAGTCCAGACAGTCAGAATCCATTAATATCTTTTTGCGGAAAAttgtgaaaagaagaaaaaagttttgcCTGATCGCGGTTCTTGCTTAATGTGGcttggtttttattttaagataacCTCTTAGTTTTCAGGCCTGTAACAGCTGAAGCAGAAATACTTGCAGGTATTTAAATCTCATGTTTCAACACATCCTTTCAGTTCATTGTCCCCaagcagaaacaacaaaatcagTATGTACTGGTAAATTTGTCTGTGCTGCAACTAAAcaaatatataagaaaacaaGTGGCGGGGCGATGGTCAAACCAAAAACATGGCAGAATTACACTAAGGtacaaatgcttttttttttctccatatgaggtgtgtttttattttttggtttacAATATATCGTTGAAATATTGAGTAATGTCTcactctgtgtgcgtgtgtgtgtgtggacatcgAACTTGTGAAGGCACTGGTTCAGAATGAGTGTACTAGAACTTTAACTCAGagaaatgtgaatgtgtgcagaGACGCGCATTCactaaaaatgcaaatgcatttGTGCCCCTTATATTTG
Encoded proteins:
- the kiaa0232 gene encoding LOW QUALITY PROTEIN: uncharacterized protein KIAA0232 homolog (The sequence of the model RefSeq protein was modified relative to this genomic sequence to represent the inferred CDS: inserted 1 base in 1 codon) is translated as MRPVSTDSDGPAPPENLSCPYPLVGPLPASEMSLLQSLGPVQSWLGQELEKCGIDAMIYTRYVLSLLLHDSYDYDLQDQENDIFLGWEKGTGKKWGKSKKKGGTDLSLEEMKKQAAVQCLRSASDENSGIESLVEELCSKLKDIQNKQKEEKQIQKKSDGSQSPERAESPSSKDQVEMYYEAFPPLSEKPVCLQEIMTVWNKAKACAYSSSSSSAAPQTSTDTSSPKDCNSECEAAKERNLEACGTITTVTNERGQQRRSKKEKENRYHGGVAAEEKSTVHSKRQTRHRSEGKYRPRSWSSGSSEAGSSSSGNQGDAKSSRSKAVRIRHKSREAGKNKRTRNSGQVKLQVKVIDKEERRNAGGSSSSATGGTVRQPQLYKKGKRPLKEIRKDPGWVEAKESGVEARNKKEYMEEPLWYTEPITEYFVPFSSRQSKLETKYRSKVDSPDGFALSTDMERLPERFQGICIANESYQRAYLAAGSFVDGHFVEGPGDAEDETAELTGTSSCPQPEDSRDLDDKHLSEFTHFYEVDIYQSILDTSASDSIQESRILSMIRQKSKEQRDVEAECCLVLDGLEQQGKSAIRADSQEASGSVGFLMEDLENMAQVWGCYSPSTSEDIDGESFIGDSPIRLSPLLDSVSFTLSKLSGNLEEPPVPEATSEPSGLNSSCFSLFELQYDSPTFPFPRDSLTVAHENNTDSSSCLDPHSNKQSRLLIWTKNSAFDETEHCSNLSTRTCSPWSHSEETRSDNEQGHVQTEDAAQIGNEEIDCIIPPLSGTYLEDEILDFLQEDPGRKCEEVSVSTASNQTFTKKSKLESICGIALEEDESKQYSTGMFSDNTNQQSDDYSSGIIKDIWTAIGDGKSVMSRQGAEKPSEVLFSDDSGGYCCSCLEVQAKGVPIQGPQKKAVQRSEYHLWEGKKEEQDLAKNKLSKVDGAGDYMTPSKPWDLNSDKESTSFILGGVYGELKTLSGDKNWAVVPPSETQDSLLQCAAAAASASSSDMLTITGTDVFMNTGSCFAPGHRPLWRPLVSFGQSDQAIRGGGDGLNKGFSFIFHEDLLGSYGGLRGEEQGLEYPFASFNLNNPFSQVLHVECSFEPEDMASFSPGFKPKSILCSDSENEAFHPRIYGINRTQYRAIRISPRTHFRPISASELSPGGVSDSEAETDKEEMSFPVLAPVDVFDDPQADLKPLEEDAECEGPYYGKSELESGKFLPRLKKSGMEKSAQTSLDSQEGSSTLLPIAEQEICLDCKTAAAASTAGGQVDVSVSKIQKEESSGEKQSCLSAPAGQIPKYGIAYDFVGDVPEFPLLNISGQGGTGNQQDECWWQNTLCXPPFPWISVYREQQHLNTPVLQRTPVVERKSSSPFVTGLFQQIFRVISELENLM